Proteins from one Pseudomonas bijieensis genomic window:
- a CDS encoding DUF2341 domain-containing protein, whose protein sequence is MQRLLLSLFICLGLVLPATANAWWQDDWHYRKQISVDTTPQGAAIAQALGRTALLVRLHTGNFTFDGVKDDGSDLRFVSADDKTVLNHQIESFDPLMGMALIWVDVPSVEGGQRQDLWMYYGNQKAPATGSGQLTFDPDYTALYHFDGATGVPPKDTTAYGNNAQGATGTSIDGVIGHALQFNGQPLLLPASPSLQHSAGAAFTFSTWLRQDQASGEQIVLARREAATSLLVGVNQGVPFVAINDQRAVSTQPLNPGQWQHLALTASGDRVVLYVNGREAASLALAMPAFNAPIALGADVSAGAFAPFSGAMDEARLSKVARPAPLLLADANAQGAESKLVAYGVDEEQSGFGFGSLGFLLKAVPLDAWVIIGVLVLMMFQSWIIMIRKNRMVSRLSAANEAFREQFARIGTRLEMFADDQDLAQRLQHSSLWRLYLVAVKEIRTRREQGADTSSVSAATIEAIRCSMDGVRTRENQQLSSKLSTLSNAIAGGPYIGLLGTVLGIMVVFLGTAMAGDVNINAIAPGMAAALLATAMGLFVAIPALFGYNRLITRNKEVSADMRVFVDEFITRLAEMHGEGQSGEAAQRRNHHAQSSVPA, encoded by the coding sequence ATGCAACGCTTACTGTTATCCCTGTTTATCTGCCTGGGGCTGGTGCTTCCGGCGACCGCCAACGCCTGGTGGCAGGACGACTGGCACTATCGCAAACAGATTTCGGTGGACACCACGCCCCAGGGCGCCGCCATCGCCCAGGCCCTGGGACGCACCGCGTTGCTGGTGCGCCTGCACACCGGCAACTTCACCTTCGACGGCGTCAAGGACGACGGCTCGGACCTGCGCTTCGTCAGTGCCGACGACAAGACCGTGCTCAACCACCAGATTGAAAGCTTCGATCCGCTGATGGGCATGGCGCTGATCTGGGTCGATGTGCCGAGCGTGGAGGGCGGTCAGCGTCAGGACCTGTGGATGTATTACGGCAACCAGAAGGCGCCGGCCACCGGCAGCGGCCAGTTGACCTTCGACCCGGATTACACCGCGCTGTACCACTTCGACGGCGCCACCGGCGTACCGCCCAAGGACACCACGGCCTATGGCAACAATGCCCAGGGCGCGACCGGCACCAGCATCGACGGCGTGATCGGGCATGCCTTGCAGTTCAACGGCCAGCCGCTGCTGTTGCCCGCCAGCCCTTCGTTGCAACACAGTGCCGGCGCGGCATTCACCTTCAGCACCTGGCTGCGCCAGGACCAGGCCAGCGGCGAGCAGATCGTCCTGGCCCGTCGCGAAGCCGCCACCAGTCTGTTGGTGGGCGTAAACCAGGGTGTGCCGTTCGTGGCGATCAATGACCAGCGCGCGGTCTCGACCCAACCGCTGAATCCCGGCCAATGGCAGCACTTGGCGTTGACCGCCTCGGGCGACCGGGTCGTGCTGTATGTCAATGGACGTGAAGCCGCCAGCCTGGCGCTGGCGATGCCGGCGTTCAATGCGCCGATTGCCTTGGGTGCTGACGTTTCCGCCGGTGCTTTCGCGCCTTTCAGCGGGGCCATGGACGAAGCGCGGTTGTCCAAGGTCGCCCGCCCGGCGCCGTTGCTATTGGCCGACGCCAATGCCCAGGGCGCCGAATCGAAACTGGTGGCCTACGGGGTCGATGAAGAACAGTCCGGCTTCGGTTTCGGCAGCCTGGGTTTCCTGCTCAAGGCCGTGCCGCTGGACGCTTGGGTGATCATTGGAGTGCTGGTGCTGATGATGTTCCAGTCGTGGATCATCATGATCCGCAAGAACCGCATGGTCAGCCGTCTCAGCGCGGCCAACGAAGCGTTTCGCGAGCAGTTCGCCAGGATCGGCACGCGCCTGGAAATGTTCGCCGACGACCAGGACCTCGCCCAGCGCCTGCAACACTCGTCGCTGTGGCGCCTGTACCTGGTGGCCGTCAAGGAAATCCGCACCCGTCGTGAGCAGGGCGCTGATACCTCGTCGGTGTCCGCCGCCACCATCGAGGCGATCCGCTGCTCCATGGACGGCGTGCGCACCCGGGAAAACCAGCAACTGAGTTCGAAGCTCTCGACCCTGTCCAACGCCATTGCCGGCGGCCCCTACATTGGTCTGCTCGGCACGGTATTGGGGATCATGGTGGTATTCCTCGGCACGGCGATGGCCGGTGACGTCAACATCAACGCCATTGCCCCGGGCATGGCCGCAGCCTTGCTCGCTACCGCCATGGGCCTGTTCGTCGCGATTCCTGCGCTGTTTGGCTACAACCGCCTGATCACCCGCAACAAGGAAGTCAGCGCCGACATGCGGGTTTTCGTCGACGAGTTCATCACGCGCCTGGCGGAAATGCACGGCGAAGGCCAGTCCGGTGAAGCGGCGCAGCGCCGCAACCATCACGCCCAATCGTCCGTACCGGCCTGA
- a CDS encoding DUF3313 domain-containing protein produces MKFSSMIGTVCIASLALAGCSSKVTQPDEYSGFLGDYSRLKEEKSPSGAEVMRWVDPKIDPGKYTHLYIEPTQLYPKPQPTVKIPAATLYGITAYYDQALKREAGKSLPLATSPGPGVLVMRAAITAVGSKTEGLKPYEVIPIALVAAAVSTASGIRDQETTLGTEAVFIDGGNNAVVAQVVRKGTGKPLSNESQVMKPEDVKGVIDGWASDLHQSFLKLKAK; encoded by the coding sequence ATGAAGTTTTCGTCGATGATCGGCACTGTTTGCATTGCCTCGCTCGCTTTGGCGGGTTGCTCTAGCAAAGTTACCCAGCCGGATGAGTATTCCGGGTTCCTGGGCGATTACAGCCGGCTCAAGGAAGAAAAGTCGCCGTCGGGGGCCGAGGTCATGCGTTGGGTCGATCCGAAGATTGATCCGGGCAAGTACACCCACCTCTATATCGAGCCGACGCAGCTTTATCCCAAGCCGCAGCCGACCGTGAAGATCCCCGCGGCCACGCTGTACGGCATCACCGCCTATTACGATCAGGCCCTGAAGCGCGAAGCGGGGAAATCCTTGCCCCTGGCGACCAGTCCAGGGCCGGGTGTATTGGTGATGCGGGCGGCCATCACGGCTGTCGGCAGCAAGACCGAAGGCTTGAAACCTTATGAGGTGATCCCGATTGCGCTGGTGGCGGCCGCTGTCAGCACTGCCAGTGGCATTCGCGACCAGGAAACCACTCTGGGTACCGAAGCGGTTTTTATCGACGGTGGCAACAACGCGGTGGTCGCCCAGGTGGTGCGCAAAGGGACGGGCAAACCGTTGTCCAACGAGTCCCAGGTCATGAAGCCCGAGGACGTCAAAGGGGTCATCGATGGCTGGGCGTCGGATTTGCATCAGTCGTTCCTGAAGCTCAAGGCTAAATAG
- a CDS encoding putative porin encodes MISNVNRLSWAIGLVVLSLAGHAVAAPAPSENATINLIRLLVQQGVLKQDQADGLIAQAEREAVQARQAATAVAAAPAGAPGDVRVQYVPNIVREQIRDQVKAEVMATAKQENWAQPNTFPDWVSRISFDGDIRLRDESRYYSGTNSNEIVDFARLNDKGPYDVNPNSSSSLPPLLNTREDRENLFRLRARLGMKAVIAPQWTAGIRIGTGSDNNPVSTTQALGGGFGKKDIWLDQGYLTWKPSDELTLTGGRFANPFFSTDLLYSGDLNFDGVAANFNHKLNQDWGVFGTVGAFPVEYTNDTSTSNGSDKEESDNKWLYGAQLGANWAINDSNRIKGALAYYRFDDIEGQRSSPCQPWAGDPGCDSDGSRVAFMQKGNTVFLLRDITPNPLNPSTTPQPQYVGLASEFNLLDLNLAWDTDLPEDLKLRSQAHYVHNLGYDEGEMRKRSAGQFANNLDSDGEVESGANAWMLQFTLGNSLELKREGDWNLFAGYKYIQPDALPDGFNDSSFHLGGTNAKGYFLGGNYGLASNVFATGRWLSSEAVYGAPYDIDVLQLEINTRF; translated from the coding sequence ATGATTTCCAATGTGAATCGATTGTCGTGGGCGATCGGCCTGGTGGTCCTGAGCCTGGCCGGGCACGCGGTCGCCGCCCCGGCGCCTTCGGAAAACGCCACGATCAATCTGATCCGCCTGCTGGTGCAGCAGGGCGTGTTGAAGCAGGACCAGGCCGATGGCTTGATCGCCCAGGCCGAACGCGAAGCCGTGCAGGCCCGCCAGGCGGCCACGGCGGTTGCCGCAGCGCCGGCCGGTGCGCCAGGGGACGTGCGGGTGCAATACGTGCCGAACATTGTGCGTGAGCAGATCCGCGACCAGGTCAAGGCCGAAGTCATGGCCACTGCCAAGCAGGAAAACTGGGCCCAGCCCAACACCTTCCCGGATTGGGTTTCGCGTATCAGCTTCGATGGCGATATTCGCCTGCGGGATGAGTCGCGCTATTACTCGGGTACCAATAGCAACGAAATCGTCGACTTCGCCCGGCTCAATGATAAAGGCCCCTACGACGTCAACCCCAACAGCAGCTCCAGCCTGCCGCCGTTGCTCAACACCCGCGAAGACCGGGAAAACCTGTTCCGCCTGCGCGCACGCCTGGGCATGAAGGCCGTGATCGCCCCGCAATGGACCGCGGGCATTCGCATCGGCACCGGCTCGGACAACAACCCGGTGTCCACCACCCAGGCCCTCGGTGGCGGTTTCGGCAAGAAAGACATCTGGCTCGACCAGGGCTACCTGACCTGGAAGCCATCGGACGAACTGACCCTGACCGGCGGGCGTTTCGCCAACCCGTTTTTCTCCACCGACCTGTTGTATTCCGGTGACCTGAACTTCGATGGCGTGGCGGCGAATTTCAACCACAAGCTCAATCAGGACTGGGGCGTCTTCGGCACCGTCGGCGCGTTCCCGGTGGAGTACACCAACGACACCAGCACCAGCAACGGCAGCGACAAGGAAGAGAGCGATAACAAGTGGTTGTACGGTGCGCAACTGGGGGCCAACTGGGCGATCAACGACAGCAACCGGATCAAGGGGGCCTTGGCCTATTACCGCTTCGATGACATCGAAGGCCAGCGCTCTTCGCCGTGCCAGCCTTGGGCCGGTGATCCAGGCTGCGACAGCGACGGATCGCGGGTGGCGTTCATGCAGAAGGGCAACACCGTGTTCCTGCTACGCGACATCACGCCCAACCCCCTCAATCCTTCCACCACGCCGCAGCCGCAATACGTCGGCCTGGCCTCGGAATTCAACCTGCTGGACCTGAACCTTGCCTGGGACACCGATCTGCCCGAAGACCTGAAGCTGCGCAGCCAGGCCCACTACGTCCACAACCTGGGCTATGACGAGGGCGAGATGCGCAAGCGCTCCGCCGGGCAGTTCGCCAACAACCTGGACAGTGATGGCGAGGTGGAAAGCGGCGCCAACGCCTGGATGCTCCAGTTCACTCTCGGCAACTCGCTGGAACTCAAGCGCGAGGGCGACTGGAACCTGTTCGCTGGCTACAAGTACATCCAACCGGACGCCTTGCCGGACGGTTTCAACGATTCGTCATTCCATCTGGGTGGCACCAACGCCAAGGGTTATTTCCTGGGCGGCAACTATGGCCTGGCGAGCAACGTCTTCGCCACCGGTCGCTGGTTGAGTTCCGAAGCGGTGTACGGCGCGCCGTACGACATCGATGTCTTGCAGCTTGAAATCAACACGCGCTTCTAA
- a CDS encoding YbjN domain-containing protein, with the protein MTSMIEYVGAKSLTELLQAAGYRVNETEQNGIVQLLSASQGIGFAVRLGNPAPTAGEYLDFTFSCALRVQGELPAGLAEQWNASRRFARLSLQGGFLVMEMDVVVAAGVSADHLRSHLELWDRLLQEFIVYLREYSQNAARLQTPAEPTEAPLEEAVAS; encoded by the coding sequence ATGACCTCAATGATTGAATACGTCGGTGCCAAATCCCTGACCGAGTTGTTGCAGGCCGCTGGCTATCGGGTCAACGAAACCGAGCAGAACGGCATCGTGCAACTGCTCAGCGCCAGCCAGGGCATCGGCTTTGCCGTGCGCTTGGGCAATCCTGCGCCGACAGCAGGCGAATACCTGGACTTCACCTTCAGCTGTGCCTTGCGGGTACAGGGCGAGTTGCCGGCTGGATTGGCAGAGCAATGGAACGCCTCGCGCCGCTTTGCCCGGTTGTCGTTGCAGGGCGGATTCCTGGTGATGGAAATGGACGTGGTGGTGGCGGCAGGTGTGAGTGCCGATCATTTGCGCAGCCATCTGGAGCTGTGGGATCGCCTGTTGCAGGAGTTCATTGTCTACCTGCGTGAGTACAGCCAGAACGCGGCGCGCCTGCAGACCCCGGCCGAGCCCACCGAGGCGCCCTTGGAAGAGGCCGTCGCATCGTGA
- a CDS encoding energy transducer TonB, with protein sequence MTARLPIDPPPVKPSPLRLLKWAAGLLLGAVAAWLLWQWANDMSGVRREAPKVPTIIPLPPPPPPPPEKPKEPEPQVEEKVVEPEPTPEPEEVKPEEEAPPSPVDDLANPMQMDGDAQSGNDAFNIGAGKGGGMAGAGGGRLGNGTYSQFLAFTFQRLLRENPDLRSLAFSLQADVWLSAAGEITRVELVKSSGNPQVDEQVISALRAAPHLSERPPASLTLPVRLSLQGRRPG encoded by the coding sequence ATGACCGCCAGACTTCCCATCGATCCGCCTCCCGTGAAGCCCTCGCCGTTGCGCCTGCTCAAGTGGGCCGCCGGCCTGCTGCTCGGCGCCGTGGCGGCCTGGCTGCTGTGGCAGTGGGCCAACGACATGAGTGGCGTGCGCCGCGAAGCACCGAAGGTGCCGACCATCATCCCGCTGCCGCCTCCGCCCCCACCACCGCCGGAGAAACCCAAGGAGCCGGAGCCCCAGGTCGAGGAAAAGGTGGTCGAGCCAGAGCCGACCCCGGAACCCGAAGAGGTCAAGCCCGAGGAAGAGGCGCCGCCATCGCCGGTCGATGACCTGGCGAACCCGATGCAAATGGACGGCGATGCCCAGTCCGGCAACGACGCCTTCAACATCGGCGCCGGCAAGGGCGGCGGCATGGCCGGGGCAGGGGGCGGACGCCTGGGCAATGGCACCTACAGCCAGTTTTTGGCGTTCACCTTCCAGCGCTTGCTGCGAGAAAACCCCGACCTGCGCAGCCTGGCGTTCTCGCTGCAGGCCGATGTCTGGCTCAGTGCCGCGGGCGAAATCACCCGGGTCGAGCTGGTCAAGTCCAGCGGCAACCCGCAAGTCGATGAACAGGTGATTTCCGCGCTGCGTGCGGCGCCCCATTTGAGTGAACGGCCACCGGCCTCCCTGACTTTGCCCGTGCGCCTGTCCTTGCAAGGGCGCCGACCGGGTTAA
- a CDS encoding ExbD/TolR family protein gives MASVNASHDDDDDAAVDSINITPLVDVLMVVLVMFILTATAQVSGIQINLPKASASVSLSEAKTKAISVNDGGQVFLDAYPVTLAELEERLRIEKAQSPDFPVIVRGDATVQYQKVIEVLDLLRRLELSQVGLVTGKPSQG, from the coding sequence ATGGCTAGCGTAAACGCTTCACACGATGACGACGATGACGCGGCGGTCGACAGCATCAACATCACGCCGCTGGTGGACGTGCTCATGGTGGTGCTGGTGATGTTCATCCTCACCGCCACGGCCCAGGTGTCGGGGATCCAGATCAACCTGCCCAAGGCCAGCGCCTCGGTGTCGTTGTCCGAGGCCAAGACCAAGGCGATTTCGGTGAACGATGGCGGGCAGGTGTTCCTCGATGCCTATCCGGTGACCCTGGCCGAGCTGGAAGAGCGCCTGCGCATCGAGAAGGCGCAGAGCCCGGACTTTCCGGTGATCGTGCGCGGCGACGCCACGGTGCAGTACCAGAAAGTCATCGAAGTGCTGGATCTGTTGCGGCGTCTGGAACTGTCCCAGGTCGGTCTCGTCACCGGCAAACCGAGCCAGGGCTGA
- a CDS encoding peptidylprolyl isomerase yields MKKPTFVISAAALGLIAVALVLGLRPGSDPVAAVQTASVVSVDSPSLARLGNQQVSPDELKALLAALAPEVRQQMRGNRAALEGWIRARLAEKAVLEQADAQGWRQRPEVERQTRAAAEQIVFRDYLQSVSQVPAGYPSEEELKQAYDAGKANWTAPALYRVSQIFLAATEPQTVEAVRRQALELSKKAQASPAEFSTLASRFSQDRTSAERGGDSGFQPLQQLVPPVREAVARLKVGAVSDPVQSAAGFHVIKLTEQQPPRGATLDEVRERLTQALRAQRQEQIAKAYLDGMLDTATLSIDGAQLSKVLEEGL; encoded by the coding sequence GTGAAAAAGCCGACCTTCGTCATCAGCGCCGCAGCGCTGGGGCTGATCGCCGTGGCACTGGTGCTTGGCCTGCGGCCGGGCAGCGATCCGGTCGCCGCCGTGCAGACCGCCAGTGTTGTCTCGGTCGACTCGCCGAGTTTGGCCCGATTGGGCAACCAGCAGGTCAGCCCCGATGAACTCAAGGCGTTGCTGGCCGCACTGGCCCCCGAGGTTCGTCAGCAAATGCGTGGCAATCGGGCCGCGCTGGAAGGCTGGATCCGTGCCCGCCTGGCGGAAAAAGCCGTGTTGGAGCAAGCCGATGCCCAGGGCTGGCGCCAGCGTCCGGAGGTGGAGCGCCAGACGCGAGCGGCGGCCGAGCAGATTGTGTTTCGCGACTACTTGCAGTCGGTCAGCCAGGTACCGGCCGGCTATCCCAGTGAAGAAGAGTTGAAGCAGGCTTACGACGCCGGGAAAGCCAACTGGACTGCGCCGGCGTTGTACCGCGTCAGCCAGATTTTCCTGGCCGCGACCGAGCCGCAAACGGTGGAAGCGGTGCGCCGGCAAGCGTTGGAACTGAGTAAAAAGGCCCAGGCCTCGCCCGCCGAGTTCTCCACCCTGGCCAGCCGTTTTTCCCAGGATCGCACCAGTGCCGAGCGGGGCGGCGACAGTGGTTTCCAGCCATTGCAGCAACTCGTCCCGCCGGTGCGTGAGGCCGTGGCGCGCTTGAAGGTCGGTGCGGTGTCCGACCCGGTGCAGAGCGCGGCGGGCTTTCATGTCATCAAACTCACCGAACAACAACCGCCCCGGGGAGCGACCCTGGACGAAGTCCGCGAACGCCTGACCCAGGCCCTGCGCGCCCAACGCCAGGAGCAGATCGCCAAGGCGTACCTGGACGGCATGCTCGACACGGCTACGTTGAGCATCGATGGCGCGCAGTTGAGCAAGGTGCTGGAGGAGGGGCTCTGA
- a CDS encoding DNA repair protein yields MKRRAKYPCPAALLVLGLLLSGVAHGEGLEERLRAQLRSTTAQLQALQSEQAQASAARQAAESQAKEAQAQIKQLTAQLNKAQALNEQLAGQQQNLQSQAQAQVAASNEQVGKFKKAYEELLALARGKETERARLEGQLSERDTQVQQCSVKNQQMYEVAKTLLHAYETIDVTDIMKIRQPFAAKARVRFEELAQGFGDDLYKNRFDAPQASITH; encoded by the coding sequence ATGAAAAGGCGAGCCAAATACCCATGCCCGGCCGCGTTGCTGGTGCTGGGCCTGCTGCTCAGTGGCGTGGCTCACGGCGAAGGCCTGGAAGAGCGGCTGCGGGCACAACTGCGCAGCACCACCGCCCAGTTGCAAGCCCTGCAAAGCGAACAGGCCCAGGCCAGCGCCGCCCGGCAGGCTGCGGAGAGCCAGGCCAAGGAGGCCCAGGCGCAGATCAAGCAATTGACTGCGCAATTGAACAAGGCCCAGGCCCTGAACGAACAACTGGCCGGGCAGCAGCAAAACCTGCAAAGCCAGGCCCAGGCCCAGGTGGCTGCCAGCAACGAACAGGTCGGCAAATTCAAGAAAGCCTATGAAGAACTGCTGGCCCTGGCCCGTGGCAAAGAGACCGAGCGGGCTCGCCTGGAGGGACAATTGAGCGAGCGTGACACACAAGTGCAGCAATGTTCGGTCAAGAATCAGCAAATGTACGAAGTCGCCAAGACGCTGCTGCATGCCTACGAAACCATTGATGTGACCGACATCATGAAGATCCGCCAGCCGTTCGCGGCCAAGGCCCGGGTGCGTTTCGAGGAGCTGGCCCAAGGCTTTGGCGATGATCTCTACAAGAACCGTTTCGATGCGCCCCAGGCCTCGATCACTCACTGA
- a CDS encoding ShlB/FhaC/HecB family hemolysin secretion/activation protein has translation MLLAAGGPSAFAAEGGQGAEAAPVRLVDVNEYFVRGNTVLDARAIEEAVYPFLGPQRALSDIEGAREALQKAYQARGYQSVFVELPEQKVEDGIVYLQVSETKVGRVRVVGAKHYSPVEIRDDVPALKEGEVPDFAQVQAELAQLNKTPGRQVMPLVREGQRPGTMDVDLQVEDQNPWQASLGLNNDYSADTEKLRTVASLGYNNLWQLGHSVSLTFFTAPQDTENAKVWSGSYTAPLSERWSVQFSGYQSDSNVATVGGSNVLGKGHSYGVSAIYSLPSSGAWANSFSVGVDFKDFDEELNLGGASDKAPLKYAPFTFAYNGFRYTENSQLGLGLSLVAGTRSLLGYGSTDEEFDYKRYRASPSFAVLKGDGNYTFTFANDWQTASKAAFQLASGPLVSNEQFSAGGATSVRGYLAAERTGDDGYLLSQELRTPSLAKFLGSYVQEWRFYAFAEGAQLYLRDELPDQEADYSLASVGLGTRASLSKWLSGSLDWGYPLLEGPNTSKQESRLHFNLQATF, from the coding sequence CTGCTGTTGGCGGCCGGGGGGCCGTCGGCATTCGCCGCAGAAGGAGGGCAGGGGGCCGAAGCGGCGCCGGTTCGCCTGGTGGACGTGAACGAGTATTTCGTGCGTGGCAACACCGTGCTTGATGCCCGGGCCATCGAAGAAGCGGTGTATCCGTTCCTCGGCCCGCAAAGGGCCTTGAGCGACATCGAAGGCGCCCGGGAAGCGCTGCAAAAGGCCTATCAGGCGCGCGGTTACCAATCGGTGTTCGTCGAGTTGCCGGAGCAGAAGGTCGAAGACGGCATCGTCTACCTGCAAGTCAGCGAAACCAAGGTCGGTCGGGTGCGCGTGGTGGGGGCCAAGCACTATTCGCCCGTGGAAATTCGTGACGACGTGCCGGCGCTCAAGGAAGGCGAGGTACCGGATTTCGCCCAGGTCCAGGCGGAACTGGCGCAGTTGAACAAGACCCCGGGGCGCCAGGTCATGCCGCTGGTACGCGAAGGCCAGCGCCCCGGAACCATGGACGTCGATTTGCAGGTCGAAGACCAGAACCCCTGGCAAGCCAGCCTGGGGCTGAACAACGACTACAGCGCCGACACCGAAAAACTGCGTACGGTCGCGAGCCTGGGCTACAACAACCTCTGGCAATTGGGCCACAGCGTTTCGCTGACTTTCTTTACCGCCCCCCAGGACACCGAAAACGCCAAGGTCTGGTCGGGTTCCTACACCGCGCCGCTGAGCGAACGCTGGAGCGTGCAGTTCTCGGGTTACCAATCCGACAGCAACGTGGCGACCGTCGGCGGCAGCAACGTGTTGGGCAAAGGGCATTCCTACGGGGTGTCGGCGATCTACAGCCTGCCGTCCAGCGGGGCATGGGCCAACAGTTTTTCGGTCGGGGTGGACTTCAAGGATTTCGACGAGGAGCTCAACCTCGGCGGTGCCAGCGACAAGGCACCGCTCAAGTACGCGCCATTCACCTTTGCCTACAACGGCTTTCGCTACACCGAAAACAGCCAGTTGGGCCTCGGCCTGAGCCTGGTGGCGGGTACGCGTAGCCTTCTGGGCTATGGCAGCACCGACGAAGAATTCGACTACAAGCGCTATCGCGCCAGCCCCTCCTTCGCCGTGCTCAAGGGCGACGGTAATTACACCTTCACCTTCGCCAATGATTGGCAAACCGCCTCCAAGGCCGCTTTCCAACTGGCCTCCGGGCCGCTGGTTTCCAACGAACAATTCTCCGCCGGCGGCGCCACCTCGGTACGCGGCTATCTGGCTGCCGAGCGCACCGGGGACGACGGCTACTTGCTGTCCCAGGAGCTGCGCACTCCGTCGCTGGCCAAGTTTCTCGGCAGCTATGTCCAGGAGTGGCGCTTCTATGCCTTCGCCGAAGGCGCGCAGTTGTACCTGCGCGACGAACTGCCCGATCAGGAAGCCGATTACAGCCTCGCCAGCGTCGGCCTCGGCACCCGCGCGAGCCTGAGCAAATGGCTGTCCGGCAGCCTCGACTGGGGCTATCCGCTGCTCGAAGGGCCGAACACCTCGAAACAGGAATCGCGCCTGCACTTCAACCTGCAAGCGACGTTTTGA
- a CDS encoding transposase — translation MERYSKVGMQELDQRLSKIVEAARKQPVSVYRYGAPWVWIVSQDDWQGALKEVSSYIPQGHSLVLLRPQIDDLLDEHREVLQGLNASAQMLIAPQTAMHILLLQLLYSVPSEQQLYEQLNYNLLFRWFVGLDLNQKVWSFNVLSKDLATLLGDARAVRLIQKIIGEVFCGALLQMPEFSLNFALLHTWLARHATTSTASN, via the coding sequence ATGGAACGTTATTCGAAAGTGGGCATGCAGGAGCTTGACCAGCGGCTGTCGAAGATCGTCGAGGCGGCGCGCAAGCAGCCGGTCTCGGTGTATCGCTACGGCGCGCCGTGGGTCTGGATCGTTTCCCAGGATGACTGGCAGGGCGCGCTCAAGGAAGTGTCCAGCTACATTCCGCAGGGCCATTCACTGGTGTTGCTGCGGCCGCAGATCGATGACCTGCTGGATGAGCATCGCGAGGTGCTGCAAGGCCTCAACGCCAGCGCCCAGATGCTGATCGCGCCGCAAACCGCCATGCACATCCTCCTGCTGCAACTGCTCTATTCCGTGCCCAGCGAGCAGCAACTCTACGAACAACTCAACTACAACCTGCTGTTCCGCTGGTTCGTCGGCCTGGACCTGAACCAGAAGGTCTGGAGCTTCAACGTCCTGAGCAAAGACCTCGCCACGCTGCTGGGCGACGCGCGGGCGGTGCGGCTCATCCAGAAAATCATTGGTGAAGTGTTCTGTGGCGCCTTGCTGCAAATGCCGGAGTTCTCCTTGAATTTCGCGCTGCTGCATACCTGGCTGGCCCGGCATGCCACGACATCGACCGCTAGCAATTGA
- a CDS encoding LysR family transcriptional regulator yields the protein MTFIEPAGRQAVTAYRTPLHAPDPWLAMASGIEPQVAQCFLVSARCGCFMQAARSLNVKATWLRKQLAQLETRLQRSLFSFQGSALTLSREGRQLQARLIALAHESAPPLNDQPLIRLAVAESILHDILGRDLISLLRRNASVRLQIITLDSELALQAVSADLVLWLSDTHGAAPGPSFATLPADRLARLDYVPHIAKRYSRAATRPDCLDDLNDYMLVQWQADRHVDCFAPWNALIEQRRAGVVQVQSYELMLEMIRCSACIGLLPQYMSRFDRGLVALPEIFGLSMQRHLWMAVNTQTEDSPEVQMLRELIQHTLDERRDWFQA from the coding sequence ATGACCTTCATCGAGCCCGCAGGACGCCAGGCTGTCACCGCATACCGCACACCGTTGCATGCCCCCGACCCCTGGTTGGCAATGGCCAGTGGTATCGAGCCGCAGGTGGCGCAGTGTTTCCTGGTCAGTGCCCGTTGCGGCTGCTTCATGCAAGCGGCCCGCAGTCTCAACGTCAAGGCGACCTGGCTGCGCAAGCAGTTGGCGCAGTTGGAGACGCGCTTGCAGCGCTCGTTGTTCAGCTTCCAGGGTAGCGCCTTGACCCTCAGCCGCGAAGGCCGGCAGTTGCAGGCGCGCTTGATCGCCCTGGCTCACGAAAGCGCGCCGCCACTGAACGATCAGCCCTTGATTCGCCTGGCCGTGGCCGAGTCGATTCTGCATGACATCCTGGGGCGCGACTTGATTTCGTTGCTGCGGCGCAACGCCAGCGTGCGATTGCAGATCATCACCCTGGACAGTGAACTGGCGTTGCAAGCCGTCAGCGCCGATCTGGTGCTCTGGTTGAGCGATACCCATGGGGCGGCGCCAGGGCCGAGCTTCGCCACGTTGCCAGCGGATCGACTGGCGCGGCTGGACTATGTGCCACACATCGCCAAGCGCTACTCACGAGCGGCCACGCGCCCGGATTGCCTGGACGACCTGAATGATTACATGCTGGTGCAATGGCAGGCGGACCGACACGTGGACTGCTTCGCCCCGTGGAACGCCTTGATAGAACAACGCCGTGCCGGTGTGGTGCAGGTGCAATCCTACGAACTGATGCTGGAAATGATTCGCTGCAGCGCCTGCATCGGTCTCTTGCCGCAGTACATGAGCCGCTTCGATCGAGGCCTGGTGGCGTTGCCGGAAATATTCGGCCTGTCGATGCAGCGGCACTTGTGGATGGCCGTCAATACTCAGACCGAAGACTCGCCGGAGGTGCAGATGCTGCGTGAATTGATCCAGCACACGCTGGATGAGCGTCGGGATTGGTTCCAGGCATAA